The following proteins are encoded in a genomic region of Brachypodium distachyon strain Bd21 chromosome 1, Brachypodium_distachyon_v3.0, whole genome shotgun sequence:
- the LOC100838412 gene encoding tryptophan synthase alpha chain isoform X2, with product MDKEMDARPGTEEARNGWKRARCASALRFHSDKPSDYTWYVKGRRTKLVDVLDKSLGTLARVTCTETQLSVNEAHGPVAWLGPARESFIVFPKVVHSFCLAAPAEVGGGVSASPMADPIVDGGNRSSVSETFSRLREQGKTAFIPFITAGDPDLATTSKALKILDSCGSDVIELGVPYSDPLADGPVIHAAATRALKKGTTLKAVLAMLKEVIPELSCPIVLFTYYNPILKLGVRNFMTNIKQAGVHGLVVPDLPLEETTILRSEASMHSIELVLLTTPTTPTERMKEITKASAGFVYLVSAVGVTGTRSNVNLHVEHLLQEIKQVTDKPVAVGFGISTPEQAKQIAGWGADGVIIGSAIVRQLGEAASPEEGLKRIEDYAKSIKAAVP from the exons ATGGATAAGGAGATGGATGCGCGTCCGGGCACTGAAGAAGCTAGGAACGGGTGGAAGCGCGCCAGGTGCGCCTCAGCTCTTCGGTTTCATTCAGACAAGCCATCAGATTACACCTGGTACGTAAAAGGACGACGCACGAAACTGGTCGATGTCCTTGACAAGTCATTGGGAACACTTGCACGTGTCACCTGCACAGAAACGCAGCTGAGCGTGAACGAGGCCCACGGCCCGGTCGCTTGGCTCGGCCCGGCCCGTGAAAGCTTCATTGTCTTCCCCAAAGTCGTTCACTCGTTCTGCTTGGCTGCCCCTGCGGAGGTTGGTGGCGGCGTGTCGGCGTCGCCCATGGCCGACCCCATCGTGGACGGCGGCAACCGCAGCAGCGTCTCGGAGACCTTCTCCAGGCTACGGGAGCAGGGCAAG ACTGCCTTCATCCCATTCATCACTGCTGGGGACCCTGATCTGGCAACCACGTCGAAAGCGTTGAAGATCCTCGATTCCTGTGGTTCGGATGTGATTGAGCTCGGTGTACCTTACTCGGATCCATTGGCTGATGGTCCGGTTATCCAT GCCGCAGCAACCCGTGCGCTTAAGAAAGGCACTACACTCAAAGCTGTCTTGGCGATGCTCAAGGAGGTTATACCTGAACTGTCTTGTCCAATAGTTCTCTTCACATACTACAACCCAATTCTAAAGCTTGGGGTGCGGAACTTCATGACAAATATTAAACAAGCTGGTGTACATG GTCTTGTCGTTCCCGATCTTCCATTGGAAGAGACAACAATATTGAGAAGCGAGGCCTCTATGCACAGCATAGAACTG GTGCTTCTTACAACACCAACCACGCCAACAGAGAGGATGAAGGAAATCACAAAAGCTTCAGCAGGATTTGTTTACCTT GTGAGTGCTGTTGGAGTTACAGGCACGCGCTCAAACGTAAACTTACACGTTGAGCATCTTCTTCAGGAGATCAAGCAG GTTACAGACAAACCTGTGGCTGTTGGCTTTGGCATATCAACTCCAGAGCAAGCGAAGCAG ATTGCAGGCTGGGGAGCGGATGGTGTGATTATCGGCAGTGCAATTGTTAGACAGTTGGGAGAAGCGGCTTCTCCTGAAGAAGGGCTGAAAAGAATAGAAGATTATGCCAAGAGTATTAAGGCTGCTGTACCATGA
- the LOC100840761 gene encoding bZIP transcription factor RISBZ2: MERVFSVEEIPDPFWASQPPASRDSNAGTGAGPAAPGEGGGGAMNRCPSEWYFQKFLEEAVLDSPVGGNPSPRAAPGGGGGVVVGGAEAVEVKQQPAPAPAAAAAAAATSAVVDPVEFNAMLKQKLEKDLAAVAMWRATGVMPPERFAASSSLPNADVSHIGTTNPIGGNVVPVQNQLVGGTSGEQGPHFVQSDTLVKQAASSSSREQSDDDDMEEDEITGNANPTDQRLRRRKQSNRESARRSRSRKAAHLNELEAQVSQLRVENSTLLRRLADVNQKYNGAAVDNRVLKADVETLRAKVKMAEDSVKRVTGMSALFPPGSDMSSLSMPFTGSPSDATSDAAVPDDLNNYFSTNSDVGGSNGYMPEMASSAQEDDDFINGALAPGKMGRAESLHRVASLEHLQKRMCGGPGPASSGSTS, translated from the exons ATGGAGCGCGTGTTCTCGGTGGAGGAGATCCCCGACCCGTTCTGGGCGTCTcagccgccggcgtcgcgggaCTCGAACGCTGGCACCGGCGCTGGCCCCGCGGCGcccggagaaggaggaggcggcgcgatGAACCGGTGCCCGTCGGAGTGGTACTTCCAGAAGTTCCTGGAGGAGGCCGTGCTCGACAGCCCCGTCGGCGGGAACCCTAGCCCGAGGGCCgccccgggcggcggcggcggtgtggtgGTGGGTGGAGCGGAGGCTGTGGAGGTCAAGCAGCagcctgcgcctgcgcctgctgctgctgcggcggcggcggccacgagcGCGGTGGTGGACCCCGTCGAGTTCAACGCGATGCTCAAGCAGAAGCTGGAGAAGGACCTCGCCGCCGTTGCCATGTGGAGG GCCACCGGTGTGATGCCGCCAGAACGTTTTGCTGCTAGTTCCTCCTTGCCAAATGCAGATGTTTCACATATAGGCACCACTAATCCCATAGGAG GCAATGTGGTTCCAGTTCAAAACCAGCTAGTTGGTGGCACAAGTGGGGAGCAGGGTCCACATTTTGTACAATCTGACACCCTTGTAAAGCAAGCTGCTAGCTCTTCCTCGCGGGAGCAGtcagatgatgatgatatggaAGAAGATGAGATTACTGGGAATGCAAACCCTACTGATCAAAGACTACGGAGGAG GAAGCAATCAAATCGGGAATCGGCCAGGCGTTCGAGAAGCAGAAAGGCAGCTCACTTGAATGAGCTAGAAGCACAG GTATCACAGTTAAGAGTTGAGAACTCCACACTGTTAAGGCGCCTTGCTGATGTTAATCAGAAGTACAATGGTGCTGCTGTTGACAATAGGGTATTAAAGGCGGATGTTGAAACCTTAAGAGCAAAG GTGAAGATGGCAGAGGACTCAGTGAAGCGGGTGACAGGCATGAGCGCTCTGTTCCCTCCTGGATCTGATATGTCATCACTCAGCATGCCCTTCACCGGTTCTCCATCAGATGCCACCTCCGATGCTGCCGTCCCAGATGACCTAAACAATTACTTCTCCACAAACAGTGATGTTGGTGGTAGCAATGGTTACATGCCTGAGATGGCTTCCTCTGCTCAAGAGGACGATGATTTCATCAACGGGGCCCTGGCTCCAGGCAAGATGGGCAGGGCCGAGTCACTGCATCGGGTGGCAAGTCTGGAGCATCTCCAGAAGAGGATGTGCGGCGGGCCAGGGCCAGCTTCATCGGGATCGACCTCCTAG
- the LOC100842888 gene encoding guanylate-binding protein 4 isoform X1 — MTRWRWAPGRICAVVLIWLAAAAAGDPDPDDLDRAFPIVEPDYGHTKLRLSEQGLEAIRRIENPIAVVAVIGPYRSGKSFLLNQLLSLSCDKGFGVGHMRDTKTKGIWTWGAPIEMDVDGTKVSVLYLDTEGFESVGKSNVYDDRIFALATVLSSVLIYNLPETVREADISRLSFAVEIAEEFYGRVKGGDIAFEPAKLLWLIQRDFLQGKSVQQMVNEALQRVPNDNGNKYIDEVNQIRDSLAVMGNNSTAFSLPQPHLQRTKLCDMDDKELDPLYVERREQLKHVVGSIIRPKLVQGKTLNGKEFVSFLQQILEALNKGEIPSTGSLVEIFNKAILERCLKVYREKMDGLRLPVSVDKLQQNHEVANDQARMLFDKQHFGKHHAAQSVLKLDDEIKKVYRNFLLANEYQSSKLCESRFSECEDKMDHLQVLKLPSMAKFNAGFFHCNRTFVFDCVGPAKERYERRMSKMLLKSRALFIKEYNNKLFNWLVTFSLVMVVLGRFVIKFLLLEIAAWVMFIFLETYTRMFWSAESLYYNPAWHVIVSSWETIVYSPILDLDRWAIPIALLLSFWLLYWRCFGRRKRGGRSLLPLYKNSHKNSSRPRSD; from the exons ATGACGCGGTGGCGGTGGGCGCCGGGGAGGATCTGCGCGGTGGTGCTGATTTggctcgccgcggccgccgcgggagATCCCGATCCCGACGACCTGGACCGCGC GTTTCCAATTGTCGAGCCAGATTATGGCCACACTAAACTCCGTCTCTCAGAACAAGGTCTGGAAGCAATAAGGAGGATCGAAAATCCTattgctgttgttgct GTCATTGGTCCATACCGATCTGGAAAATCTTTTCTCTTGAACCAACTTCTTTCCTTATCATGTGATAAAG GTTTTGGAGTTGGTCATATGCGGGATACAAAAACTAAAG GTATATGGACATGGGGTGCACCTATTGAAATGGATGTTGATGGTACCAAAGTATCTGTCCTTTATCTTGACACTGAAGGATTTGAGAGTGTTGGCAAATCCAATGTATATGATGATAG GATATTCGCTTTGGCAACCGTTCTAAGTTCAGTGCTTATCTACAACCTTCCTGAGACG GTGCGCGAAGCTGATATATCGAGGCTCTCATTTGCTGTTGAAATAGCCGAAGAATTCTATGGAAG AGTGAAG GGGGGAGATATCGCTTTTGAGCCAGCAAAACTGCTCTGGCTTATCCAGAGGGATTTCCTGC AAGGAAAGTCTGTTCAACAGATGGTCAATGAAGCCCTCCAACGGGTGCCTAATGATAATG GGAACAAATACATTGATGAG GTCAATCAAATCAGAGATTCGTTAGCAGTTATGGGCAACAACAGCACTGCTTTTAGCTTGCCCCAG CCTCATCTACAAAGAACAAAGTTATGCGACATGGACGACAAAGAGCTTGACCCATTGTATGTAGAGAGGCGGGAACAATTGAAGCATGTTGTTGGATCAATCATAAGACCTAAACTTGTGCAGGGGAAAACTCTTAATGGAAAGGAGTTTGTATCCTTTCTTCAGCAG aTACTTGAGGCTTTGAATAAAGGAGAGATTCCATCGACGGGATCCCTTGTTGAAATTTTCAACAAGGCTATTCTTGAACGTTGTCTAAAGGTGTACAGGGAAAAAATGGATGGCTTACGTCTACCTGTATCAGTAGACAAATTGCAGCAAAATCATGAAGTGGCAAATGATCAAGCTAGAATGCTCTTTGATAAGCAGCACTTTGGTAAACATCATGCTGCTCAATCAGTCCTCAAGCTTGATGACGAGATTAAAAAG GTGTACAGAAATTTCCTTCTAGCTAATGAGTATCAATCATCAAAGCTCTGTGAATCACGCTTCTCGGAATGTGAAGATAAAATGGATCACCTTCAAGTCTTGAAGCTTCCTTCAATGGCAAAGTTCAATGCAGGCTTTTTTCACTGCAATCGGACTTTTGTATTTGATTGCGTGGGTCCTGCGAAGGAACGCTATGAACGTAGAATGTCAAAG ATGCTCCTCAAGTCTCGTGCTCTTTTCATCAAGGAGTACAATAACAAGCTCTTCAATTGGTTGGTGACTTTCTCCCTAGTCATGGTTGTTCTTGGGCGCTTTGTCATCAAGTTCCTTTTACTTGAAATTGCTGCTTGGGTGATGTTTATCTTCCTGGAAACATACACGAGGATGTTCTGGTCAGCAGAGTCTCTGTACTACAACCCAGCTTGGCACGTCATTGTTTCTTCCTGGGAAACCATTGTGTATAGCCCGATTCTCGATTTGGACAG ATGGGCGATCCCTATTGCCCTATTGCTATCCTTTTGGCTTCTTTACTGGCGATGCTTCGGTAGAAGAAAACGGGGCGGCCGCTCATTACTGCCACTGTACAAGAACTCTCACAAGAACTCCAGTCGTCCAAGATCAGACTGA
- the LOC100838412 gene encoding tryptophan synthase alpha chain isoform X1 — translation MDKEMDARPGTEEARNGWKRARCASALRFHSDKPSDYTWYVKGRRTKLVDVLDKSLGTLARVTCTETQLSVNEAHGPVAWLGPARESFIVFPKVVHSFCLAAPAEVGGGVSASPMADPIVDGGNRSSVSETFSRLREQGKTAFIPFITAGDPDLATTSKALKILDSCGSDVIELGVPYSDPLADGPVIHAAATRALKKGTTLKAVLAMLKEVIPELSCPIVLFTYYNPILKLGVRNFMTNIKQAGVHGLVVPDLPLEETTILRSEASMHSIELVLLTTPTTPTERMKEITKASAGFVYLVSAVGVTGTRSNVNLHVEHLLQEIKQVTDKPVAVGFGISTPEQAKQIAGWGADGVIIGSAIVRQLGEAASPEEGCFLGSLVEGLRTGSSSSVFGCGVLRTTISSCVRIIK, via the exons ATGGATAAGGAGATGGATGCGCGTCCGGGCACTGAAGAAGCTAGGAACGGGTGGAAGCGCGCCAGGTGCGCCTCAGCTCTTCGGTTTCATTCAGACAAGCCATCAGATTACACCTGGTACGTAAAAGGACGACGCACGAAACTGGTCGATGTCCTTGACAAGTCATTGGGAACACTTGCACGTGTCACCTGCACAGAAACGCAGCTGAGCGTGAACGAGGCCCACGGCCCGGTCGCTTGGCTCGGCCCGGCCCGTGAAAGCTTCATTGTCTTCCCCAAAGTCGTTCACTCGTTCTGCTTGGCTGCCCCTGCGGAGGTTGGTGGCGGCGTGTCGGCGTCGCCCATGGCCGACCCCATCGTGGACGGCGGCAACCGCAGCAGCGTCTCGGAGACCTTCTCCAGGCTACGGGAGCAGGGCAAG ACTGCCTTCATCCCATTCATCACTGCTGGGGACCCTGATCTGGCAACCACGTCGAAAGCGTTGAAGATCCTCGATTCCTGTGGTTCGGATGTGATTGAGCTCGGTGTACCTTACTCGGATCCATTGGCTGATGGTCCGGTTATCCAT GCCGCAGCAACCCGTGCGCTTAAGAAAGGCACTACACTCAAAGCTGTCTTGGCGATGCTCAAGGAGGTTATACCTGAACTGTCTTGTCCAATAGTTCTCTTCACATACTACAACCCAATTCTAAAGCTTGGGGTGCGGAACTTCATGACAAATATTAAACAAGCTGGTGTACATG GTCTTGTCGTTCCCGATCTTCCATTGGAAGAGACAACAATATTGAGAAGCGAGGCCTCTATGCACAGCATAGAACTG GTGCTTCTTACAACACCAACCACGCCAACAGAGAGGATGAAGGAAATCACAAAAGCTTCAGCAGGATTTGTTTACCTT GTGAGTGCTGTTGGAGTTACAGGCACGCGCTCAAACGTAAACTTACACGTTGAGCATCTTCTTCAGGAGATCAAGCAG GTTACAGACAAACCTGTGGCTGTTGGCTTTGGCATATCAACTCCAGAGCAAGCGAAGCAG ATTGCAGGCTGGGGAGCGGATGGTGTGATTATCGGCAGTGCAATTGTTAGACAGTTGGGAGAAGCGGCTTCTCCTGAAGAAGGG TGTTTTCTCGGTAGTCTGGTCGAAGGGCTTCGCACTGGTAGTTCATCAAGTGTATTTGGTTGCGGTGTTCTTAGAACAACTATATCCTCGTGTGTTAGAATCATCAAATGA
- the LOC100842888 gene encoding guanylate-binding protein 4 isoform X2 → MTRWRWAPGRICAVVLIWLAAAAAGDPDPDDLDRAFPIVEPDYGHTKLRLSEQGLEAIRRIENPIAVVAVIGPYRSGKSFLLNQLLSLSCDKGFGVGHMRDTKTKGIWTWGAPIEMDVDGTKVSVLYLDTEGFESVGKSNVYDDRIFALATVLSSVLIYNLPETVREADISRLSFAVEIAEEFYGRVKGGDIAFEPAKLLWLIQRDFLQGKSVQQMVNEALQRVPNDNGNKYIDEVNQIRDSLAVMGNNSTAFSLPQPHLQRTKLCDMDDKELDPLYVERREQLKHVVGSIIRPKLVQGKTLNGKEFVSFLQQILEALNKGEIPSTGSLVEIFNKAILERCLKVYREKMDGLRLPVSVDKLQQNHEVANDQARMLFDKQHFGKHHAAQSVLKLDDEIKKGVPCRCTEISF, encoded by the exons ATGACGCGGTGGCGGTGGGCGCCGGGGAGGATCTGCGCGGTGGTGCTGATTTggctcgccgcggccgccgcgggagATCCCGATCCCGACGACCTGGACCGCGC GTTTCCAATTGTCGAGCCAGATTATGGCCACACTAAACTCCGTCTCTCAGAACAAGGTCTGGAAGCAATAAGGAGGATCGAAAATCCTattgctgttgttgct GTCATTGGTCCATACCGATCTGGAAAATCTTTTCTCTTGAACCAACTTCTTTCCTTATCATGTGATAAAG GTTTTGGAGTTGGTCATATGCGGGATACAAAAACTAAAG GTATATGGACATGGGGTGCACCTATTGAAATGGATGTTGATGGTACCAAAGTATCTGTCCTTTATCTTGACACTGAAGGATTTGAGAGTGTTGGCAAATCCAATGTATATGATGATAG GATATTCGCTTTGGCAACCGTTCTAAGTTCAGTGCTTATCTACAACCTTCCTGAGACG GTGCGCGAAGCTGATATATCGAGGCTCTCATTTGCTGTTGAAATAGCCGAAGAATTCTATGGAAG AGTGAAG GGGGGAGATATCGCTTTTGAGCCAGCAAAACTGCTCTGGCTTATCCAGAGGGATTTCCTGC AAGGAAAGTCTGTTCAACAGATGGTCAATGAAGCCCTCCAACGGGTGCCTAATGATAATG GGAACAAATACATTGATGAG GTCAATCAAATCAGAGATTCGTTAGCAGTTATGGGCAACAACAGCACTGCTTTTAGCTTGCCCCAG CCTCATCTACAAAGAACAAAGTTATGCGACATGGACGACAAAGAGCTTGACCCATTGTATGTAGAGAGGCGGGAACAATTGAAGCATGTTGTTGGATCAATCATAAGACCTAAACTTGTGCAGGGGAAAACTCTTAATGGAAAGGAGTTTGTATCCTTTCTTCAGCAG aTACTTGAGGCTTTGAATAAAGGAGAGATTCCATCGACGGGATCCCTTGTTGAAATTTTCAACAAGGCTATTCTTGAACGTTGTCTAAAGGTGTACAGGGAAAAAATGGATGGCTTACGTCTACCTGTATCAGTAGACAAATTGCAGCAAAATCATGAAGTGGCAAATGATCAAGCTAGAATGCTCTTTGATAAGCAGCACTTTGGTAAACATCATGCTGCTCAATCAGTCCTCAAGCTTGATGACGAGATTAAAAAG GGTGTGCCTTGTAGGTGTACAGAAATTTCCTTCTAG
- the LOC100842888 gene encoding guanylate-binding protein 4 isoform X3, whose translation MTRWRWAPGRICAVVLIWLAAAAAGDPDPDDLDRAFPIVEPDYGHTKLRLSEQGLEAIRRIENPIAVVAVIGPYRSGKSFLLNQLLSLSCDKGFGVGHMRDTKTKGIWTWGAPIEMDVDGTKVSVLYLDTEGFESVGKSNVYDDRIFALATVLSSVLIYNLPETVREADISRLSFAVEIAEEFYGRVKGGDIAFEPAKLLWLIQRDFLQGKSVQQMVNEALQRVPNDNGNKYIDEVNQIRDSLAVMGNNSTAFSLPQPHLQRTKLCDMDDKELDPLYVERREQLKHVVGSIIRPKLVQGKTLNGKEFVSFLQQILEALNKGEIPSTGSLVEIFNKAILERCLKVYREKMDGLRLPVSVDKLQQNHEVANDQARMLFDKQHFGKHHAAQSVLKLDDEIKKKFPSS comes from the exons ATGACGCGGTGGCGGTGGGCGCCGGGGAGGATCTGCGCGGTGGTGCTGATTTggctcgccgcggccgccgcgggagATCCCGATCCCGACGACCTGGACCGCGC GTTTCCAATTGTCGAGCCAGATTATGGCCACACTAAACTCCGTCTCTCAGAACAAGGTCTGGAAGCAATAAGGAGGATCGAAAATCCTattgctgttgttgct GTCATTGGTCCATACCGATCTGGAAAATCTTTTCTCTTGAACCAACTTCTTTCCTTATCATGTGATAAAG GTTTTGGAGTTGGTCATATGCGGGATACAAAAACTAAAG GTATATGGACATGGGGTGCACCTATTGAAATGGATGTTGATGGTACCAAAGTATCTGTCCTTTATCTTGACACTGAAGGATTTGAGAGTGTTGGCAAATCCAATGTATATGATGATAG GATATTCGCTTTGGCAACCGTTCTAAGTTCAGTGCTTATCTACAACCTTCCTGAGACG GTGCGCGAAGCTGATATATCGAGGCTCTCATTTGCTGTTGAAATAGCCGAAGAATTCTATGGAAG AGTGAAG GGGGGAGATATCGCTTTTGAGCCAGCAAAACTGCTCTGGCTTATCCAGAGGGATTTCCTGC AAGGAAAGTCTGTTCAACAGATGGTCAATGAAGCCCTCCAACGGGTGCCTAATGATAATG GGAACAAATACATTGATGAG GTCAATCAAATCAGAGATTCGTTAGCAGTTATGGGCAACAACAGCACTGCTTTTAGCTTGCCCCAG CCTCATCTACAAAGAACAAAGTTATGCGACATGGACGACAAAGAGCTTGACCCATTGTATGTAGAGAGGCGGGAACAATTGAAGCATGTTGTTGGATCAATCATAAGACCTAAACTTGTGCAGGGGAAAACTCTTAATGGAAAGGAGTTTGTATCCTTTCTTCAGCAG aTACTTGAGGCTTTGAATAAAGGAGAGATTCCATCGACGGGATCCCTTGTTGAAATTTTCAACAAGGCTATTCTTGAACGTTGTCTAAAGGTGTACAGGGAAAAAATGGATGGCTTACGTCTACCTGTATCAGTAGACAAATTGCAGCAAAATCATGAAGTGGCAAATGATCAAGCTAGAATGCTCTTTGATAAGCAGCACTTTGGTAAACATCATGCTGCTCAATCAGTCCTCAAGCTTGATGACGAGATTAAAAAG AAATTTCCTTCTAGCTAA
- the LOC100834829 gene encoding tryptophan synthase alpha chain, which yields MAFALKASPSTSSSAALSHRTRRVVCNMSTATPRPTRLVLSAPPPPGFSVVATVAIADERTSRRRQMSVAQTMARLKAQGKTAFIPRITAGDPDLVTTAEALRLLDSIGADVIEVGMPFSDPYADGPVIQASAARALAGGATIDAVMDMLREVTPELSCPAVLVSYLGPVVRRGADSFTAAVRDAGVQGLMIRDLPYAEACGFRAAASQNDLELVLLTTPATPAGRMTDITKASEGFVYLVSVNGVTGPRATVNLRVKGLLNEIKLVTDKAVVVGFGISTPDHVRQVAEWGADGVIIGSAMVKQLGEAASAREGLKKLEQYAKSLKAALS from the exons ATGGCGTTCGCGCTCAAGGCGTCCCCTTCCACCTCGTCCTCGGCCGCGCTCAGCCATCGGACACGGCGCGTAGTTTGCAACATGTCCACGGCCACGCCCAGGCCGACGAGGCTCGTCCTCAgtgcgccaccgccgccagggTTCTCCGTGGTAGCTACGGTTGCCATTGCCGACGAGCGaacaagccgccgccgccagatgTCCGTGGCGCAGACCATGGCCAGGCTCAAGGCGCAGGGCAAG ACGGCGTTCATCCCGCGCATCACGGCGGGGGACCCGGACTTGGTCACGACGGCAGAGGCGCTGAGGCTGCTGGActccatcggcgccgacgtcatcgaggtcggcatgccGTTCTCGGACCCCTACGCCGATGGCCCGGTGATCCAGGCGTccgcggcgcgggcgctggCAGGTGGGGCCACGATCGACGCGGTCATGGACATGCTGAGAGAGGTCACGCCGGAGCTGTCCTGCCCCGCCGTGCTCGTCTCCTACCTGGGCCCCGTCGTCCGGCGCGGGGCCGACAgcttcaccgccgccgtcagAGACGCCGGCGTGCAAGGGCTTATGATACGTGATCTCCCTTACGCAGAGGCATGCGGTTTCAGGGCTGCAGCCAGCCAGAACGACCTGGAACTG GTGCTACTTACAACGCCAGCTACACCAGCAGGGAGAATGACTGATATCACGAAAGCTTCAGAAGGTTTTGTTTACCTT GTAAGTGTCAATGGAGTTACAGGTCCGCGAGCAACTGTGAACTTGCGTGTCAAGGGTCTTCTGAATGAGATCAAGCTG GTCACTGACAAAGCAGTGGTAGTTGGATTTGGCATATCAACACCTGACCATGTTAGACAG GTTGCAGAGTGGGGTGCCGATGGAGTAATCATCGGCAGCGCAATGGTGAAGCAACTGGGTGAAGCAGCTTCTGCAAGAGAAGGGTTGAAGAAACTGGAGCAGTATGCTAAAAGCCTGAAGGCTGCCCTGTCGTGA